Genomic window (Puniceicoccaceae bacterium):
CATGGATCGGTTCACGTTCCCGAATCGCCTCCAGGGCAACTCTGCTTTTAAACTCTGCGGTGAACTTTCGTCTCTTTTTCATTGGCTGCTTTTTACTCTTAGCAGCTTCTCATTTCTGTCCAACTTTTCCCGACCGGCTCAGTATTCTGCATTTGAAGTGAGGATTGCCAGGGTCGAGCGGGCCTATGGCATGAAGGCAGACTCAAGTAGTTGATACCCTTTATGGCTTAAACAACTGAATTTTGAAACATCGGTTGGCGAATGCCAACCGATAAGGCCTATGGGCCACATAACGCTGTTACACAGCGACAAAAAGGATTTGTGTCCCCGACTCGTCGGGGTTTTTGCAGCTCCGATGGATCGGAGCGTTTTGAGTTCGGCATCTGCCGAATGGTGTTTAATCAAATCCTGGGTTCAGTATTGGACCTTCGATTTTGTGGAAGACGCCGGACATTTCCTGAAGTGGTGGATTTTTTAAAGAATACCCTTCCATTGGGATTTACATCCGTTTAAATCCGGAAACTACTGCGAAATTGAGTGCGGGGTGTTCAGCTCAACTGGCATCACGCAGTTCAATAACGAGTTCTTTTCCCAGAGCTTGAGCAACTCTGCGAAGTGTCGAGACTCGTGCATCACTGGCTTGGTTTTCCATGCGGGAGATCACAGATTTTTTCGTATGGATAGCTTCGGCTAGAGCCTCTTGAGTAACGCCAGCTTCTTTTCTGGCCTCTCTCAACAATACTCCAACAAGGAACTCCTGATA
Coding sequences:
- a CDS encoding helix-turn-helix transcriptional regulator encodes the protein MDDLDKYIEKRKERDPEFAEGYDAGYQEFLVGVLLREARKEAGVTQEALAEAIHTKKSVISRMENQASDARVSTLRRVAQALGKELVIELRDAS